One window of the Chitinophaga niabensis genome contains the following:
- a CDS encoding MauE/DoxX family redox-associated membrane protein — translation MARKWIVEIICYLFVLLFVYTGVSKYLDYYKFLSQIKQSPLLQSWGHAVAILLPAAEFIVSLMLVIPKIRMVGLYASLCLMTMFTSYIIAILQFGDHIPCTCGGIIQQMSWEQHLVFNFVFLFLSIVAIVLQSNIEIVENRSFNSLPVK, via the coding sequence ATGGCAAGGAAATGGATCGTTGAAATTATCTGCTATCTATTTGTATTATTGTTTGTTTACACTGGCGTGAGCAAATACCTAGATTATTATAAGTTCCTAAGTCAGATAAAGCAATCTCCGTTACTTCAAAGTTGGGGGCATGCCGTGGCGATATTACTTCCCGCCGCAGAGTTTATAGTTTCTTTAATGTTAGTCATTCCGAAAATTAGAATGGTAGGGCTTTACGCCAGTTTGTGTTTGATGACTATGTTTACAAGCTATATCATCGCCATCCTTCAATTTGGTGACCATATTCCGTGCACATGTGGCGGAATAATACAACAGATGTCATGGGAGCAACATTTAGTTTTCAATTTCGTTTTTTTATTTCTTTCAATAGTTGCAATTGTACTTCAATCTAATATTGAAATAGTTGAAAATCGTTCATTCAATTCATTGCCCGTAAAATGA
- a CDS encoding RagB/SusD family nutrient uptake outer membrane protein, with the protein MKRHLVYRHIKMPKSVKQQFLSSICQISIQFENYFYKQEVFSFKSKGDILKIRKSIQFYKDIIFSYFLSLSKTCIIKHVGLYVLFLFSFSVTSCESFVDVGSPTNRIDQSLVFTNNATATAAIYGIYNQMTNPNGFSSGGGRSMSVIGGLSSDDLNLYSASLTQQKEFYLNTISATNTLLSSSIWGELYQYIYKSNAMLEGLENSSGVSQLLKNQLMGEAKFIRAFSYFYLVNLFGEVPMVITTDYRVNASIPRTSITDIYKLIIADLKASQVLLQDNYSLFKEERVRINKFASIALLSRVYLYLGDWNNAEVSATEVINNTTTYTLLSDLNSVFLKNSKEAIWQLSQDNSNTADAITHIFKTNPVTYALSQNLITNFEPGDLRRSSWIGSTTVGIANYYFPNKYKVTATTPISEYSMVLRLGEQYLIRAEARINQPGKISGGIEDLNLLRKRARALPTSAVPNPLPALSSSLSKEEALLAIERERRVELFTEWGHRWLDLKRTNRANATMGIVTPQKGGAWKPEWQLYPIPQVQILNDPAMTNAQNPGYN; encoded by the coding sequence ATGAAACGTCATTTAGTCTATAGACATATTAAAATGCCTAAGTCAGTTAAACAACAATTCTTAAGCTCTATTTGTCAGATTAGTATCCAATTCGAAAATTATTTCTATAAGCAGGAGGTTTTCTCCTTTAAATCTAAGGGTGACATCCTGAAAATCAGGAAAAGTATTCAGTTTTATAAAGACATCATTTTTAGCTATTTTCTAAGTCTATCCAAAACTTGCATAATAAAGCATGTTGGATTATATGTACTTTTTCTTTTTTCTTTTAGCGTCACGTCTTGTGAGAGCTTCGTAGATGTTGGATCTCCTACTAATAGAATAGACCAATCATTGGTATTTACTAATAATGCTACTGCTACTGCAGCGATTTATGGGATATATAACCAAATGACAAATCCAAATGGATTTTCTAGTGGTGGCGGTAGAAGTATGAGTGTTATAGGAGGACTATCTTCTGATGACCTTAATTTATATTCAGCTTCCTTAACTCAGCAAAAGGAGTTTTATTTAAATACGATATCTGCAACAAATACTTTGCTGTCAAGTAGCATTTGGGGTGAATTATATCAATACATATACAAATCAAACGCGATGCTAGAGGGGTTAGAGAACTCGTCTGGTGTTTCACAACTATTGAAGAATCAGTTAATGGGAGAGGCTAAATTTATTCGAGCTTTTAGCTATTTTTACTTGGTTAATCTGTTTGGTGAAGTGCCGATGGTTATAACTACAGATTACAGAGTTAATGCTTCAATACCACGGACGTCAATTACGGATATCTATAAACTAATTATAGCCGATCTGAAAGCATCCCAGGTATTATTGCAGGATAATTATTCATTATTTAAAGAAGAGCGTGTTCGAATTAATAAATTTGCATCAATAGCGCTACTGTCTAGGGTATATCTATATTTGGGAGATTGGAATAATGCTGAAGTAAGTGCTACTGAAGTAATTAATAATACGACTACTTATACTCTTTTATCTGATCTTAATTCTGTTTTTTTGAAGAATAGCAAAGAAGCTATTTGGCAATTAAGTCAAGATAATAGTAATACCGCAGACGCGATAACCCACATATTTAAGACGAATCCAGTGACATATGCACTCAGCCAGAATCTGATAACCAATTTTGAACCAGGTGATCTTAGAAGAAGTAGTTGGATAGGTAGCACAACGGTTGGAATCGCAAATTACTACTTTCCAAATAAGTACAAAGTCACCGCCACAACTCCTATCTCCGAATATTCGATGGTTCTTCGTTTAGGAGAACAATATTTAATCAGAGCTGAAGCTCGAATTAATCAACCCGGTAAAATTTCTGGCGGAATTGAAGATCTTAATCTATTAAGAAAACGAGCCAGAGCATTACCTACTTCAGCAGTTCCTAATCCATTACCTGCATTATCAAGTAGTTTATCAAAGGAGGAAGCGCTTTTAGCAATTGAAAGAGAAAGAAGGGTTGAATTGTTTACAGAATGGGGGCATCGATGGTTAGATTTGAAAAGGACGAACCGCGCGAATGCAACCATGGGAATTGTTACTCCTCAAAAGGGAGGGGCTTGGAAGCCTGAGTGGCAACTATATCCTATTCCTCAAGTACAGATACTAAATGATCCTGCTATGACTAATGCACAAAATCCAGGATATAATTAG
- a CDS encoding TlpA family protein disulfide reductase, protein MRSTHLLLLLSGLLVFNIYALGQGSSNKAGDGKKDEKSNTTFPEVGRPFPEFILDDVQDYKTAEVSLKDLKGKWVLLDFWGRSCGSCIRSMPKMDSIKNEFKDKVELIFIGDAKSDKRNPRINDKWMYAELKKKFGYSFAVAYDSTLYEKLELAGLPCIFVIDPAGILRGITYSITREDMAIFLKGKIPALPLYRGDREARNNYIEFNRRHPLLIENNGVQDTNFIFRSALSNWYPYMAQDYPDFSKDNNWKGFRLSDGIQILGISLSYLYNTAYVGVRILQPRDSLYGKYWPKPLLKIKDISPFIPNIITGSGYYCYSLIIKNGKADNNSLKRKMQRDLEDYFGYRVTIENNEMPCYVVTASDKMRETLKTKYPHEKVDYRKDTVRNTPINLVIALLDGVASGNQDSRYIPFIDETNISNNIDVYLPISNRMQGLEETIKVLKENGIIVTLTKREMKTVVLYDK, encoded by the coding sequence ATGAGATCAACGCACTTATTACTATTATTATCAGGATTACTAGTTTTTAATATATATGCCCTTGGCCAGGGAAGTTCCAATAAGGCTGGCGATGGCAAAAAGGACGAAAAAAGCAATACAACATTTCCTGAAGTTGGTAGGCCATTTCCAGAATTTATACTTGATGACGTACAGGACTATAAAACAGCAGAGGTTTCCCTAAAGGATTTAAAGGGCAAATGGGTACTCTTAGACTTTTGGGGAAGATCATGTGGTAGCTGTATTAGGAGTATGCCAAAGATGGATTCTATAAAGAATGAATTCAAAGATAAGGTTGAACTAATTTTTATTGGTGATGCAAAGAGTGATAAAAGAAATCCGCGAATAAATGACAAATGGATGTATGCAGAGCTCAAAAAGAAATTTGGATATTCATTCGCAGTAGCATACGATAGTACCTTGTATGAAAAGCTAGAGCTGGCAGGATTACCTTGCATATTTGTTATTGATCCTGCTGGTATACTAAGAGGTATAACCTATTCAATTACCAGAGAGGATATGGCAATCTTTCTAAAAGGTAAAATACCGGCCTTGCCTCTATATAGAGGGGATCGAGAAGCCAGAAATAACTATATTGAATTTAATCGCCGACATCCCTTATTAATTGAAAACAATGGAGTACAAGATACCAATTTCATATTTCGATCCGCATTGTCTAACTGGTATCCATATATGGCCCAAGACTACCCTGATTTTAGTAAGGACAATAACTGGAAGGGATTTCGCCTATCAGATGGAATACAAATACTTGGCATAAGTTTATCATACCTATATAACACAGCTTATGTTGGGGTTCGGATACTCCAGCCTAGAGACTCTTTATACGGAAAGTATTGGCCCAAACCATTACTTAAGATTAAGGACATCTCACCCTTCATTCCAAATATTATTACAGGTAGTGGTTATTATTGTTATAGCCTGATCATTAAAAATGGAAAAGCTGATAATAATTCTTTAAAAAGAAAAATGCAACGAGATTTGGAAGACTATTTTGGCTATAGAGTTACTATTGAAAATAATGAAATGCCATGCTATGTGGTTACAGCTAGTGATAAGATGAGGGAAACTTTAAAAACAAAATATCCACATGAAAAAGTGGACTATCGGAAAGATACTGTTAGAAATACTCCAATAAATTTGGTAATTGCATTGCTGGATGGAGTAGCCAGCGGAAATCAAGATTCTAGATATATTCCATTTATTGATGAAACCAATATTTCAAATAATATTGACGTCTACTTACCAATATCAAATAGAATGCAAGGGCTAGAGGAGACAATAAAAGTTTTAAAAGAAAATGGAATTATTGTAACATTAACAAAAAGAGAAATGAAAACGGTAGTATTATATGACAAATAG